Proteins found in one Lysinibacillus fusiformis genomic segment:
- a CDS encoding hemolysin family protein produces the protein MAAFALLIIMTGFFVATEFAIVKVRTTRIDQLLAEGHKKAKNAKRVVSDLDEYLSACQLGITITALGLGWLGEPTFEIILHPVFEFLNLNGSITSILSFILAFSIVTFMHVVIGELAPKTLAIQKAEFVTLNFSGALILFHNITYPIIKLLNGSARGLTGLFGLKMMSESEVAHTEEELRMILSDSLKGGEINNSEYEYVNSIFEFSDRLAKEIMVPRTEIVGIEKELTIKEVFDLMGVEQYTRYPILDGDKDHIIGLVNMKHLLTAYIKDSKNGDKPVIDYMQPIIRVMETTQINDLLLKIQRERIHMAILMDEYGGTSGLVTIEDIIEEIVGDIQDEFDEDEIPEVQEIAENHFILDAKMLLENVNDMLGTDIEDDDIDTIGGWFMTKRFDAVEGDSIQEQGFEFIAKELDGHHILYLEVLKLPYSDLSNEYDAVID, from the coding sequence TTGGCGGCATTCGCCCTACTAATTATAATGACAGGATTTTTCGTTGCAACAGAATTTGCAATTGTTAAAGTGAGAACTACCCGCATTGATCAATTGCTCGCAGAAGGGCATAAGAAAGCGAAAAATGCAAAACGTGTTGTTTCAGATTTAGATGAGTACTTATCTGCATGTCAGCTAGGTATTACCATCACTGCACTTGGTTTAGGTTGGTTAGGTGAACCTACATTTGAAATCATTTTGCACCCAGTGTTTGAATTTCTAAATTTGAATGGTAGTATAACATCTATCCTTTCATTTATACTTGCATTCTCAATCGTTACGTTTATGCATGTTGTTATTGGGGAATTGGCGCCAAAAACATTAGCCATCCAAAAAGCAGAATTTGTCACATTAAACTTTTCTGGCGCATTAATTTTATTCCACAATATTACGTATCCGATCATTAAGTTATTAAACGGATCTGCTCGCGGTTTAACAGGTCTTTTTGGCTTAAAAATGATGTCAGAATCAGAAGTGGCTCATACAGAAGAAGAGTTGCGTATGATTTTATCGGATAGTTTAAAAGGTGGGGAAATTAATAACTCAGAATATGAATATGTTAACAGTATTTTCGAGTTCTCAGATCGTCTTGCAAAAGAAATTATGGTTCCTCGAACTGAAATCGTCGGCATTGAAAAAGAGCTTACGATTAAAGAAGTTTTTGATTTAATGGGTGTTGAGCAATATACTCGTTATCCAATTCTGGATGGAGATAAAGATCATATTATCGGCTTAGTCAACATGAAGCATTTATTAACCGCTTACATTAAAGATTCCAAAAATGGTGATAAGCCAGTCATTGATTATATGCAACCTATTATTCGAGTGATGGAAACGACGCAAATTAACGATTTATTACTAAAAATTCAACGTGAACGTATTCATATGGCCATTTTAATGGATGAATATGGCGGAACATCTGGTTTAGTGACGATTGAAGACATTATTGAGGAGATTGTCGGCGATATTCAAGATGAATTTGATGAAGACGAAATCCCGGAAGTACAAGAAATTGCAGAAAATCATTTTATTTTAGATGCTAAGATGCTTCTTGAAAATGTGAATGATATGCTAGGTACTGACATAGAAGATGATGATATTGATACTATCGGTGGTTGGTTCATGACGAAGCGTTTTGATGCGGTCGAAGGAGACAGTATTCAAGAGCAAGGTTTTGAATTTATCGCAAAAGAATTAGATGGTCACCATATTTTATACTTAGAAGTTCTGAAATTACCTTACAGTGATTTATCAAATGAATATGACGCAGTCATTGATTAA
- a CDS encoding YheE family protein, whose product MIQHFSFKPLFENTQLPGWAISFFYQRERYQAEYLKDGTIQWIGAIPSDEEDVKKMIHELMLFHVYD is encoded by the coding sequence ATGATTCAGCATTTTAGTTTTAAACCACTATTTGAAAACACTCAACTACCAGGGTGGGCCATTTCATTTTTTTATCAACGAGAACGATACCAAGCGGAATATTTAAAGGATGGTACGATTCAGTGGATAGGAGCCATTCCATCAGACGAAGAGGATGTTAAAAAAATGATACATGAGCTTATGCTTTTCCATGTATACGATTAA
- a CDS encoding YlbF family regulator, producing MINIYNDINALEATFRKIPEFEALKAAVEVVKHDEEALNVFKNFRKIQIELQKKQLAGEDILEDELVYAQKAAQLAQQNEKISTMLEAEMKLSKVIEEVNRILIKPIQGLYEGIQ from the coding sequence ATGATTAATATTTATAATGACATTAATGCGCTAGAGGCAACTTTCCGTAAGATTCCAGAATTTGAAGCATTAAAAGCTGCTGTTGAAGTTGTTAAACATGATGAAGAGGCATTAAATGTCTTTAAAAACTTCCGTAAAATCCAAATCGAGTTACAGAAAAAGCAATTAGCTGGTGAGGATATTTTGGAAGATGAGCTTGTCTATGCACAAAAAGCGGCACAGCTTGCACAGCAAAATGAAAAAATTTCAACGATGCTTGAAGCGGAAATGAAGCTTAGTAAAGTAATTGAAGAAGTAAATCGTATTTTAATAAAACCTATCCAAGGTTTATATGAAGGAATTCAATGA
- a CDS encoding ribonuclease H family protein: MHVIIEWTYKTPKGATTVLRSAEMPAAQALLLAEDMERTGRVKSLHCVDRQDTNWSLKELKAYLKEIDTEPHNITVYFDGGFDRGTRQAGLGCAIYYEQNGKPLRLRRNAFSSELKSNNEAEYAALYLGLVELELLNVHHLPVRIIGDSQVVINQLNGEWPALEKELASWADKIVAKLEQLHIQAEYQLVSRKDNSEADRLATQALNGIDITGLSEIVKD, from the coding sequence ATGCATGTCATCATTGAATGGACCTATAAAACACCAAAAGGAGCAACAACGGTTTTACGTTCAGCTGAAATGCCTGCAGCTCAAGCACTATTACTTGCAGAGGATATGGAAAGAACGGGAAGGGTAAAATCGCTACATTGCGTTGATCGACAAGATACAAATTGGTCACTTAAAGAGCTAAAAGCATATTTAAAGGAAATTGATACAGAGCCACATAATATTACGGTCTATTTTGATGGAGGTTTTGATCGTGGGACAAGGCAAGCAGGATTAGGCTGCGCTATTTATTATGAACAAAATGGTAAACCTTTACGTTTAAGAAGAAATGCGTTTTCGTCTGAATTGAAATCAAATAACGAGGCAGAGTATGCAGCGCTTTATTTAGGCTTAGTAGAGCTTGAACTGTTAAATGTCCATCATTTACCTGTTCGTATTATAGGAGATTCACAGGTGGTCATCAATCAGCTAAATGGAGAATGGCCTGCATTGGAAAAGGAATTAGCAAGCTGGGCAGATAAAATTGTTGCAAAATTAGAGCAGCTTCACATCCAAGCAGAATACCAGCTTGTTTCACGTAAGGATAATTCAGAAGCGGACCGCCTTGCTACACAAGCATTAAATGGCATAGATATTACAGGCTTGAGCGAGATTGTAAAAGATTAA
- a CDS encoding CdaR family transcriptional regulator, translated as MLTKKLAEEIVHQTMLRLRHNINVISPSGVILASGDKMRVENIHEGALYVAQTKKTLIINEENIALFPNTKPGINMPIMYQDEVVGVIGITGESEEMLEIANLVQLTTEMMTHQAIVESKSEWQRKNNDYIFEALVHGSKLEGTLNERIQKLPFALAAPFQVILVSLSEASYVENTIPFFFEDLFYKQPILAGHSQLQEYYILLTNCEEQNCRPIIKALRKQKQKLPSLQIGVGPVVQHLSQLPYSYQGARTALKFSAIHNELTFFEDVELFSLFKPRESEEVQAFYRRILKNLDAKQLETLQSFFDCNLQLKLCAQQLNIHRHTLTYRLNKIRELTGYDPQYFEDAVLLKMACTLRSLQTMKAI; from the coding sequence ATGTTGACAAAAAAGTTAGCAGAAGAAATTGTCCATCAAACGATGCTGCGTTTGCGGCACAATATTAATGTCATTAGCCCAAGTGGAGTCATTTTAGCTTCCGGAGATAAAATGAGGGTGGAAAATATTCATGAAGGTGCGCTTTATGTAGCACAAACAAAAAAGACTTTAATTATTAACGAAGAGAATATAGCGCTGTTTCCGAATACAAAACCAGGCATTAATATGCCTATTATGTATCAGGATGAGGTAGTAGGTGTTATTGGTATAACAGGAGAGTCGGAGGAGATGCTTGAAATTGCTAATCTCGTGCAACTCACAACAGAGATGATGACCCATCAAGCGATTGTTGAATCTAAAAGCGAATGGCAACGAAAGAATAACGATTACATATTTGAAGCACTCGTTCATGGGAGTAAGCTAGAAGGAACCTTAAATGAACGAATTCAAAAATTACCCTTTGCCCTAGCGGCACCCTTTCAAGTGATTTTAGTAAGCTTAAGTGAAGCATCTTACGTAGAAAATACGATTCCGTTCTTTTTTGAGGATTTATTTTACAAGCAGCCTATTCTTGCAGGTCATAGCCAATTACAGGAATACTATATCCTGCTAACAAATTGTGAGGAGCAAAATTGCCGTCCCATTATAAAAGCACTTCGCAAGCAGAAACAGAAACTACCCTCCCTTCAAATTGGTGTAGGGCCCGTGGTACAGCATTTATCCCAGCTTCCCTATAGCTATCAGGGCGCCAGAACAGCTCTAAAATTTTCTGCAATCCATAATGAATTGACTTTTTTTGAAGATGTCGAGTTATTTTCCCTTTTTAAACCTCGTGAATCGGAGGAAGTACAAGCATTCTACCGTCGCATACTCAAAAATTTGGACGCTAAACAATTAGAAACATTACAATCATTTTTTGACTGTAATTTACAGCTAAAGCTTTGTGCACAACAATTGAATATTCATCGTCATACACTTACTTATCGTTTAAATAAAATAAGAGAATTAACAGGCTATGATCCGCAATATTTTGAGGATGCCGTTCTGCTAAAAATGGCCTGTACATTACGATCACTACAAACAATGAAGGCAATCTGA
- a CDS encoding copper amine oxidase N-terminal domain-containing protein, whose product MNMKKIAPAAMTALLFGSALVPVASANEQHSTGAEVPQIQIDPVHIFNDTRGTVEDVRVGENITYYTVKEGEQTNVLEINKDTLVFDNTGKKVELQKGDKVLAYTFANKPQKYIYPPQFNPEVVIVESEEVGFVEVDYFFEDLTNTYDILKLNIGKDTELLDVKGEKVEAKDLAEKHLVVFYTASTKSIPAQTTPSKVIVLDDYPATMVNPVNEEIDNIIASDSYEVAGTKMVPLRVIAEKLGFKVDSTGKGAILSKGNMSYTITRGEKTFGYNKALRTLTVAPTLKDTKTYVPIEFVDEYLK is encoded by the coding sequence ATGAACATGAAAAAAATAGCACCTGCAGCTATGACTGCATTATTATTTGGAAGTGCCCTTGTACCGGTAGCTTCAGCAAATGAGCAGCATTCTACAGGAGCAGAGGTACCGCAAATACAAATTGATCCTGTACACATTTTCAATGATACTCGTGGTACTGTGGAAGATGTTCGTGTTGGGGAAAACATTACATACTACACAGTAAAAGAAGGCGAGCAAACAAATGTATTAGAAATTAATAAGGATACACTTGTGTTTGACAATACTGGTAAGAAAGTGGAGCTTCAAAAAGGTGATAAAGTATTAGCTTATACATTTGCTAACAAACCTCAAAAATATATTTATCCACCACAATTCAACCCTGAGGTTGTCATTGTTGAATCAGAGGAAGTTGGCTTTGTAGAAGTTGATTATTTCTTTGAAGATTTAACAAATACGTATGATATTTTAAAATTAAATATCGGTAAAGATACAGAGCTATTGGATGTAAAAGGTGAAAAGGTAGAGGCTAAAGATTTAGCAGAGAAGCACCTTGTTGTTTTCTATACAGCCTCTACTAAAAGTATTCCAGCACAAACAACACCATCTAAAGTGATTGTACTGGACGATTATCCCGCAACTATGGTGAATCCAGTAAATGAAGAAATTGATAATATTATCGCATCAGATTCTTACGAAGTAGCTGGTACAAAAATGGTGCCATTACGCGTGATCGCTGAAAAACTTGGCTTCAAAGTGGACTCTACAGGTAAAGGGGCTATTCTTTCAAAGGGCAATATGTCTTACACAATTACTCGCGGAGAAAAAACATTTGGCTATAATAAGGCATTACGTACACTAACAGTTGCACCGACCTTGAAAGATACAAAGACATATGTACCTATTGAATTTGTGGATGAATATTTAAAATAA
- a CDS encoding coproporphyrinogen III oxidase codes for MKIIHIDQKYPEDWIRVLNHIANLFFEDSKLKVEPKGADMSASFDFQTGDDFSISTKAVLIVDGQQYTNEYRIQYETPATGRELNIRIKRALSHVFLDVLEQHTGVHQQWGILTGVRPTKLYHKFRKEGKSEQEIADLLIRDFRLSKDKVALLKEIVDRQLVTIPDLDAIGQEISVYIGIPFCPTKCAYCTFPAYAIGSNRKQGRVTTFLDGLHIELREMGKWLKDNQMKITSIYWGGGTPTSIEADEMDALYQTMYESFPNPETIREVTVEAGRPDTITPEKLEVLKKWGIDRISVNPQSYTDETLKAIGRHHTVQETIDKFWLARESGMNNINMDLIIGLPNEGIEEFQHSLEESAKMQPESLTVHTLSFKRASEMTRNKDKYKVADRDTVAEMMEMAQIWTKENDYVPYYLYRQKNILGNLENVGYSKAGEESIYNIVIMEEVQTILGIGCGASSKFVHPETGRITQFHNPKDPAAYIMTFEEAIGKKIEFLNELYNE; via the coding sequence ATGAAAATTATTCACATAGATCAAAAATATCCTGAAGATTGGATTCGCGTATTAAATCATATTGCGAATTTATTTTTTGAGGATTCCAAGTTGAAGGTTGAACCAAAGGGAGCAGACATGTCCGCTTCATTTGACTTTCAGACTGGAGATGATTTTTCCATTTCTACAAAAGCAGTCTTAATTGTAGATGGTCAGCAATATACAAATGAATATCGTATTCAATATGAAACACCAGCAACAGGTCGTGAGCTAAATATTCGTATAAAACGTGCATTGTCACACGTATTTTTAGATGTTCTTGAACAACATACTGGGGTGCATCAACAATGGGGGATTTTAACAGGTGTACGCCCGACAAAGCTATATCATAAATTTAGAAAAGAAGGTAAAAGTGAGCAGGAAATTGCTGATCTATTAATTCGAGATTTCCGCTTATCAAAGGACAAAGTGGCACTATTAAAGGAAATTGTGGACCGACAACTAGTAACCATTCCTGATCTTGATGCGATTGGACAAGAGATCAGTGTTTATATCGGTATTCCATTCTGTCCTACCAAATGTGCATATTGCACTTTCCCAGCCTATGCGATTGGTAGCAATCGTAAGCAAGGGCGTGTTACAACTTTTTTAGATGGCTTGCATATTGAACTACGTGAAATGGGCAAATGGCTGAAGGACAATCAAATGAAAATCACCTCCATTTATTGGGGTGGTGGTACACCAACTTCAATTGAGGCCGATGAAATGGACGCCTTATATCAAACAATGTATGAATCATTCCCTAACCCTGAAACCATTCGAGAGGTTACAGTTGAAGCAGGAAGACCGGATACAATCACACCTGAAAAATTAGAAGTACTTAAAAAGTGGGGAATTGATCGTATTAGTGTAAATCCACAATCTTATACAGATGAAACATTAAAAGCCATTGGTCGTCATCATACGGTTCAGGAAACCATTGATAAGTTTTGGCTTGCAAGAGAATCAGGTATGAACAATATCAATATGGATCTCATTATTGGGCTACCGAATGAAGGAATCGAGGAATTCCAACATTCATTAGAGGAATCGGCAAAGATGCAGCCAGAGTCATTAACTGTTCATACACTATCATTTAAACGTGCGTCAGAGATGACACGCAATAAGGATAAATACAAAGTAGCCGATCGTGATACGGTTGCTGAAATGATGGAAATGGCACAGATTTGGACAAAAGAAAATGACTATGTTCCATACTATTTATATCGCCAAAAAAATATATTAGGTAATTTAGAAAATGTCGGCTATAGTAAAGCGGGAGAAGAAAGTATTTATAATATCGTTATTATGGAAGAGGTGCAGACAATCTTAGGAATTGGCTGTGGGGCATCTTCAAAATTTGTGCATCCCGAAACAGGAAGAATTACACAATTCCATAATCCGAAAGATCCTGCCGCCTATATCATGACCTTTGAAGAGGCTATTGGGAAAAAAATCGAGTTTTTAAATGAATTGTATAACGAGTAA
- a CDS encoding DUF445 domain-containing protein, which translates to MDNFIVTLLFMAIIGAAIGGVTNHLAIKMLFRPHNAIYIKNWRLPFTPGLIPKRRDELAKQLGLTVVNYLLTPETFKKKFFSKDIQDKVEHFVQTKVEETIFTNDKTIQDWLNLAGFSHMPATIEQKVEAIVEGQFSSVKNTLSTKSIRTLLSDDIQNTIDAKIPVAVQHILEKGEDYFLSPEGEMTIKAMIDDFLSSKGSLGGMINMFLGDSSSLVGKVQRELVKFLQAPGTTTLLTKIFTQEWEKFKDRPAMDFLQDVQFEPILSKLQVYVKEQLAISERLNQPISYYWPEGNEWAKYTVIPQVIEKAFVKAEEKLEDVLKRLNLQEVVREQVDSFPVEKLEELVLGISKREFKMITVLGAVLGGLIGIVQGLIVYFI; encoded by the coding sequence ATGGATAATTTTATAGTGACATTACTTTTTATGGCTATAATTGGAGCTGCAATTGGGGGCGTAACAAATCACTTAGCCATTAAAATGCTTTTTCGTCCACATAATGCAATATACATTAAAAACTGGCGTCTCCCATTTACACCAGGTCTTATCCCGAAACGACGTGATGAATTAGCGAAACAGCTTGGTCTTACAGTAGTAAATTATTTGCTAACTCCTGAAACATTTAAAAAGAAATTTTTCTCAAAGGATATTCAGGACAAAGTAGAACACTTTGTGCAAACAAAAGTTGAAGAAACAATCTTTACAAACGACAAAACAATTCAGGATTGGCTAAACTTAGCGGGATTTTCACATATGCCTGCTACCATTGAGCAGAAGGTTGAAGCGATTGTTGAGGGACAATTTTCGTCAGTAAAGAATACACTATCAACAAAATCAATTCGTACGCTGTTATCTGATGATATTCAAAATACGATTGATGCTAAAATTCCAGTAGCGGTTCAGCATATTTTAGAAAAAGGCGAGGATTATTTTTTATCCCCTGAAGGCGAAATGACGATTAAGGCGATGATTGATGACTTTTTATCATCAAAAGGGTCTCTTGGTGGCATGATTAATATGTTCTTAGGTGATTCCTCCTCACTTGTTGGGAAAGTTCAACGTGAGCTTGTGAAATTTTTACAAGCACCAGGAACGACAACATTACTAACTAAAATATTTACACAGGAATGGGAAAAATTCAAAGATCGACCAGCTATGGACTTTTTGCAAGATGTTCAATTTGAACCCATTTTATCGAAATTACAAGTGTACGTGAAAGAGCAATTAGCCATCTCAGAACGTTTAAATCAGCCGATTTCTTATTATTGGCCTGAAGGAAATGAGTGGGCGAAGTATACCGTGATCCCACAAGTGATAGAAAAAGCTTTTGTGAAGGCAGAGGAAAAACTTGAGGATGTACTAAAACGTTTAAATTTACAAGAGGTCGTTCGAGAGCAGGTGGACTCATTCCCAGTAGAGAAATTAGAGGAGCTTGTATTAGGTATTTCAAAACGTGAGTTTAAAATGATTACCGTATTAGGTGCGGTGCTTGGTGGATTAATTGGGATTGTGCAAGGCTTGATAGTTTACTTTATTTAA